TATCCCCAAAGGATGGTAAATTCCGATTTTATAATACTTTCGCTTTCAGGAATGAGGGTAAAATTGAATGGTTTTTTCATCAAAAACTCTTTTAATTCGACCATTGAATCCCGGCTAAATGCTATAAAATTAATGCCTTTATGACTGTATTGTTTTTGAAGTCTATTCCAATCCGGAATCTCTTCGATACATGGCTTACACTTAATAAACCAAAAATGCAGAATCGAAATCTCTCCTTTAAAGTCTTTTGTTTTGATCATTTTTCCATCCAAATCTTTGAATTTGATGTCGGGCAGATAACTACCGATAATACAAGACTTATCAACGTTATGGTTAAATCCTTCTGTTCCATTTTCTAACTGAAAACTGGTTTTTGTTGAATTTTCCAGGCATTTGTCACTTCTACTTTTAATGGTGTCTTGTGACCTAACACATGCAATTAAACTGAGTAGATATAAAAAAAGTGCGGCATATTGTATATTCTCCCCAAGCTGACCCCTCAAATGGCGCTCAAGCTGACCCCCTAAATGGCGCCAAGCTGACCCCCTGATTATAAAATAATTTAAAGGTCAAGGCCGGGGATTTGAAGTGGATAATTTAAATTACGTTGTGTCCAATTTATTAACTCATAAAAATTGGATATGGCATTTAAACCCACGATGATGAATCAGGTAAAATCTATTTTAAAAGATGTATTAGCCGGAGAGCCTATAAAGAAAACATCACGGATATATGGAGTATCCAAAAATACTGTAAAAAAGTATCTTTCTATCTTAAAATCATCCGGCATAGATATTTTGCAGATGGAACAAATGTCGGATGAAGCATTTCATCGTCTCTTTTACGAACCGCCATCTTCTAACACTCCGGAATTTTATAGGAATGAAAAATTTAAAGAGCTTCTTCCGTGGATTCTAAACGAATTAGGCCGTCATGGTGTGACCAGAGAAACAATATGGAGACAATACATAATTGATTATCCGACAGGATATAGTTACAGCAGGTTCTGTCGTAAATTAAAGGAACACCGCACCATCAATGAGGCGACGATCCGCATAGAACATAAAGCCGGATATCGTATGATGGTCGATTTTGCCGGTAGTAAAGCGCAATGGGTAGATGCAAGGACTGGCGAAGTACATCTATGTGAAGTACTTGTCACCACACTGCCATATTCATCTTTCACTCATGTGTTTGCTGTACCTAGCAAGAAACAATCAGATTTTGTCATTGCCATCAACGAAGCCTTGAAATATATGGGAGGGACGCCTTCCGTATTAACCAGCGACAACTTAAAAAGTTATGTAGCCAAAGCAGACAGATATGAACCAAAGTTTACAGAGTTTTGTAGCCGAGATGGGGTCATATTACACCATGGAACTGGATGCCACCAGAGTAGGCAAACCCAAAGATAAAGCCAATGTAGAGCGCCATGTCACCATCGTTTACAATCATATATATGCGCCGCTCAGAGATCAGGTGTTTCACTCAATAGACCAAATCAATACCGCTTTCAGAATACGATTAGATGAGCTCAATAATAAAAAAATGCAGGGCAAGTCCTACAGCAGACGTGAGCGGTTTGAACAAAATGAGAAAGTAAATTTGCGCCCATTACCGCCTTCAATGTTTGAAGTCAATAAAAGTACAATAGCAAAAGTTCAGAGAAACTATCATGTCATTGTGGGAGAAAATAATCATTATTACAGTGTTCCATACCAATACATAGGCAAATCAACCCAGATCATATACACCAGTCACAGAGTAGAGATCTATTGCGGTACAGAACGTATCGCTATACACAAAAGAGATTATAGAGAATATGCTTATTCTACCTTGGCAGCACATATGCCGGAAAAACACCTCAGGTATCAGGAACAAAAAGGATGGGATGCCAGCTATTTTAAGAAAAAAGCATTAGAGATCGGGCCACATACTTTGTGGGTGGTACAAACGATACTGGACTCAAAGCACATCGTAGAACAGACTTACAATGCATGTTTGGGTATCCTTAGGTTAGCGGATAAATATGGCAAAGAAAGGCTCGAAAATGCTTCTAAAAGAGCGGCTACAGGCCATCGGGCGACATACGGCATCTTACAAAACATCCTTCAAAATAATATGGATAAAATAGAAATCCCAATCAATGAACAAGGAAATGAAGACCGCAAATTACCAGCACATGACAACCTTCGTGGACCAGTCTATTACTCCCAGACAACCTTGCAATTTATCGATTAAAAAAATTAAATCATATTTTTTATCACCAAATATTTATCAAAAATGAATACACAAGCAACATTGCAGCAGATGCAAAAACTTCATCTTACAGGTATGGCATCAGCCTACGAAAGCATATTAAAGCTTCCCGCAGATGCACATCCCGACACACATGAATGCATCGCTACAGTCATCGATGCAGAATGGCAACACAGAAACTTTACCAAGTCCCAAATGCTGCTCAGACTAAGTAAACTCCGATACAAAGCCAATCTGCAAGACATTATCTATTCCACAGAAAGAAATATAAAAAAAAGAGAGCATTGCGCTAATGGCAGACTGTTCTTTTATCGAAAGAGCACAAAATGTCATCATCACGGGAGCTACCGGCAGCGGCAAATCATTCCTGGCCTGTGCACTCGGTAATCAAGCTTGTCTGCACGCTTATCGTACTCTGTACTTCAATATGAATCGCTTTACCGAACAACTATCGTTAGCCAAGCTTCAAGGCACTTACATCAAATGGCTCAACCAATTAAAAAAAGCTGATCTCATCATTTTAGATGACTTCGGACTACAGCAACTCGACCAAAATGCAAAACTTGCTTTACTGCAAATACTCGAAGACAGATATGATTATAAATCTACCATCATTGTCTCACAACTCCCCATAGAACATTGGTACACATTTATAAACGAACCAACTATTGCTGATGCGATACTGGATAGATTATTAGCAAAATGCTTCAAATTTGATTTAAAAGGTAAAAGTCTGAGAATAAAAATTTAGCTTTGTAACCCACTTCAAACAGGGGGTCAGCTTCACGCCAACTGGGGGGTCAATGATGGGAGAATATACACATATTTCATACTTGATTATTTTGAAAGCATAATTGTATATTTATTTGAGCAAAGGTCTGTATATCTTCCTATTTTCAATTGATGATTGATGATGAAAAATTATATTGACCAAAAATAACCGTCTGGGTAAAAATAAGAATAATATTAATAACTTATTGGCCAATTTTCAGACAAAATTACATCAATATAACTACATCCTAAATTACTGTTGCTTATTAACCACCACATCCATAACATTCTGAAATAGCCGCTCCAACAGGCTAAACTGCTTGGTTTGAATGGTCACATTTGCTGTAAGGTTTTGGTTTTGAGGGATCTCTTTTTTGTAGGTAGTGACGAAAGGGCTTGGCAATTCCAATCCAACCAAATAACTGTCTTCATTGGGAACAGTGGAAAAGTCGGCTACTTTGGCTTGAATGACGCCATATTGAGTGGGTGGATAGCTTTCTATTTCCAATATTGCATTTTGACCTACTTGTAACGTCCCTGCTGCCTTCAGTGGTAGTTTTCCTTGGGCAATGTAGCTGCTTCCGGTATGATGGGGTACGCAGGTAAGAATAATGTCTCCGGCTTTTACAAACTGATTCTTTGACAGATATTTTGTATAGGAAATATCTGCATCAAAAGGAGCTTTTAAAATGTGCAATTCTTCCCATTCTTTGATTTCGTTGATGATTTTTTCCTTCATCTGGTGAATTGTAAATATTCTGGTAGATACGCCTGAAGATCTGTCACCTGCCAGGTCAGTCATCTGGCTTTTTAATTGTTCAATCCGGACTTCATTATTCAGTTTTTGCGAGCGAAATGCTTCCAGATTCCGTTTTTCATTCAGTATTTTAGATTCTGCTTTTTCTTTTTCAGCATCCGTTATCACTCCTTGCTCTCTCAAAGTGGTATGTCTGCCAAAATCCTTTTCTGTCAAAGCTACATCCTTTTCATAAAATCCTTCTTGTTTGGTCAATGATAGATTGAGTTGTTTGATCTGTTCTATTTCATTACCCAACGCCTTTATTTTTGTAAACACCGCACTTTGGCGCAGGAATAGCTGAAACTCTTCATATTGTTGCACCAAAGAAGTGTATGAAGTACTCATAATGCCCAGATTCAATCCTTTGGGAATTTTGATACTTAAGTAATCCGGTATGTAGTTGATTGACTCTAACTGCGTAAAAAATGATTTCAACACATTTAAATCATATTCATTTACTGTAGAACGGAATTGCAGCAATATGTCTCCTCGTTTGGCTGATGCTTTATCTTTAACCTGGATAGTATCTATCTCTGCAGATATCCTGCTGATGACTTCCACAGGGGGATTTTCTGTAAAAAGTTTGACTGACATGACCAATTTGTCCGGATATTTTACAAATGCTGCAATACCCAAACACACGATCAAAAATAGAAAAGCTGCCGTAATTCCCCAGTTTACCAACCAACCGGGTGGTTTGCCAAAGATATTCTGAATGGCAAATATTTCTTCTTTTTGGGTATCGGGTGTGTTGGGCATAAGTATTATTTCGGAAAATATTTGTATATATCTTTTCTGTTTAATATTCTAGACAAAACAATAGTTTGATCGACAACTAAGAGACCTATTCGAAAGTCTCGAACCCTAATTCTAAAGGCATTATCCGAACCAACAAGTTTTTTAAGATTTTTAACCTTTTTTAAATCATCAATTAATAACAACTCATCAATAATTTCCTTTACAAGTAAAACTATCTTTTCATTTTTTATTTTTCGTAAATCAGATAAAAAAGAAGTTTTAAACTCTACATTCATTTCCAGCCCATTGTCTCATACAATTCTGTTACAGGTTTTGATTTTTCCTCATCAGTCTCAAGCATGGCAGCCATTAATCCTTGATCTTCCTTTTCTGTATCTGAAACATAAAATTTAACTTTCATTTGCTGAAGAATCGTTTGTAACTCTTCACTTTGTTTTTTATTTTTAGGCTTTACAATGATATCGTTCATGTGGTTACTAATTTTGATTACAAAGATATTAAATATTTTCCTTTCAGACCTTACAGGTTTTCAAAATCTATAAGGTCTGAACTACTCCAGATCCAATTGATTCTGCACCAACTCCCAATACTTCCCTCGCAACGCTACCAACTCCCGATGCGTCCCTGTCTCTGCAATCTTACCTGCATCCAGCACCACGATATTATCAGCATTTTTTACAGTACTTAATCTATGGGCTACAACTACCACGGTTTTGCTCTGGAAAAACTGATTTAGATTTTCCAGGATGATGCGTTCGTTGGTAGCATCCAGAGAATTGGTGGCTTCGTCAAAAAATAAATACTCCGGGTCCTTATACACCGCACGGGCTATCAGGATACGCTGTCGTTGTCCTTGTGATACGCCATTGCCTTTGGCACCGATCATCGTATTGTAGGACAGGGGCATACTATAGACAAAGTCCTGAATATTAGCCACATGGAGCGCTTTGTCCAACTTTGTAAAACTGATGACATCATCGCTCTCGGCTATATTATTACCTATGGTATCAGAAAAGATATAACCATCCTGCATCACAGTACCACATTTGGCTCGCCATGCAGATTTATTGATAGCCAGAAGTGGGATGCTGCCAACAGAAACTTTGCCTTCTTTTGGCGGATAAAAGCCCAACAATAGTTTAAGTAAAGTTGTCTTGCCGCTCCCACTTGCACCTACGATGGCTGTGACTTTCCCGGCAGGAATGGTCAGATCGATATCCGACAGCACTTGTGGGGATAAAGGGGAGTAAGCAAATCCCACTTTATCCAAAGTAATTGCAGCTTCACCGGGAATCTCTGAGATGGTTTGTACATGGGGATCTTCTTCCGGTGTGACATCGGTAATTTCTGCCATACGAGTCAGTGAGATGCGGGCATCCTGTGCTGAACGGATAAAGGCGATGAACTGATCAAAAGGGGCATTGAGCTGACCAACAATGTACTGTATGGCAAAGAGTGTACCCAAAGTAATCTGTCCATTGATCACCGCTCTTGCCGCTATGAAGGTAATGAGTATGTCTTTCAGCCGATTAAAAAACAAGGCCCCAAAATCCTGATACTGTCGCAGAGCAAGAGTTTTGGATTGTACCCTGAAAAGTAAAGCTTGTATATCTATCCATTTCCACCTGCGTTTGCGCTCACTGCCTTGCAGCTTGATCTCCTGCATGCCATTGATCATCTCGAAGAGCGTACTTTGATTGTCAGATGCTTGCTGAAAGGCCAGATAATCCAGGTCTGCCCTACGTTTCATAAAGATCATGACCCAAGCGATATACAAGATAGTAAAAAGCAGAAATACCCCAAAGATCAACACATCATACATCAGTAGGATTCCACTGAACACGATGACAGATAAAAAAGAAAATAATATGCTTAGAACCGATCCTGTGAGAAAACTCTCTACCCGATTATTGTCCTGAATGCGCTGTATGAGATCACCTACATTTTTACTATCGAAATAGCCCAAGGGTAAGCGCATAAGCCGGATGAGAAAATCAGATATCAGTGAGACATTTACCCGCTTGCCTATCTGAAGCATGATCCACGACTGGATGAACTGTACAAAGGTCTGACTGACAAAGAGCACCAACTGTGCAATAAGGATAAGTGTGACAAAAGACAGATTCTGATTTTGCACGCCTACATCGATAAGTGATTGGGTCAAAAAAGGAAACATGACCTGAAAAACCAAGCCAACCAAGATACCGATCATAAACTGAATGATCAGTCGCTTGTATGGGGACAAATACGGGAGTAGCCCACTCCACACACCTGATGACTTTCCCACAGCATCAGACTTATAAAACTCAGGCGATGGCTCTAGCCCCAAAGCTATCCCCTGATCATCATCGCTACACCATGATTTTTTAAATTGTTCTTTGGTCAGTCTTATCTTACCGTGGGCAGGATCAGCCACCCAAACATATTTACTATTGATCTTGTACACCACCACAAAGTGTCGCTGCTCCCAGTGTACGATACACGGCAGTGGAAACTCCGTTAATCCCGGCTGATCTCTAAGGCTATCATAAGTTACTTTTACTGCCATAGTGCGCAGCCCCAAACTCTCCGCTGCCTCAGATATACCAGCAAGAGAGACACCTTCCCGAGAGATATGACTCTTCTCTCTGAGCTTTTGTAATGATACCACTCGCCCATGATAATCGGTAATCATCTTGAGACAGGCAGGGCCGCAGTCCATAGCATCTAGTTGGTGGGTGAATGGGAAGGGCATAATTTATTTACATTAAACTTTATTTACATCTCCAAGATTTGGATATCCCAGTATCAATTTCACCCATTAAATTGATATACAACTTGTGAAACTTATCAGATTGTTCAAATTCACCTAATTCACAACATATGACGCTTAGATTAAAGTAAATCAACGCTTTTTGTTCATTTTTAATTTCTGGATCATTTAGCATATTGTGATATTCTGTAATTGCTTTTTCCTTATTTCCGATGATATAATGAATATCAGGCATGGAATATATGGATTTCTGAGCATTAAATTTGTAAAGTGCTTCTGGATCGGGCAACAAATATTTCACATCAAGTTTATCTTGCAGTTTATGTAAAAAAGAGATAATTTCAAAATTGTCTGCCGATGAAAATGATTTCACAAATTTTCTACTCAATTTGTCAGCGGTTAAATATCCTGACTCGATTATTTTAAATTTTTCAGTTTCATTTCCTATTTTGTATTCATTGAGCAGATTTAATGTCTCAATTCTTTCTGTTTCATAAATACCAAAAATCACTTTTGCTAAAAAAAGAGCAATCGTTGGGTGGTCCTTTATAAAATATGCATCTTTACGCACCCATATAGATGGTAAACCTTGCCACAGGGCATTTTCGTCTTTCTTCTGGAACATCCATCGTATATCGGTCTTAAAATCTGGTGTAGTAAATGGAATAGCTTTGTTCAAGCCATCGTATTTTTTTGGAATAAATATATATTGTGTGC
The genomic region above belongs to Saprospiraceae bacterium and contains:
- a CDS encoding TlpA family protein disulfide reductase, which gives rise to MDGKMIKTKDFKGEISILHFWFIKCKPCIEEIPDWNRLQKQYSHKGINFIAFSRDSMVELKEFLMKKPFNFTLIPESESIIKSEFTILWGYPMTIVTDKDNKVIKAFGKLTEEDMQEISYILSFNDRVK
- a CDS encoding peptidase domain-containing ABC transporter, producing MPFPFTHQLDAMDCGPACLKMITDYHGRVVSLQKLREKSHISREGVSLAGISEAAESLGLRTMAVKVTYDSLRDQPGLTEFPLPCIVHWEQRHFVVVYKINSKYVWVADPAHGKIRLTKEQFKKSWCSDDDQGIALGLEPSPEFYKSDAVGKSSGVWSGLLPYLSPYKRLIIQFMIGILVGLVFQVMFPFLTQSLIDVGVQNQNLSFVTLILIAQLVLFVSQTFVQFIQSWIMLQIGKRVNVSLISDFLIRLMRLPLGYFDSKNVGDLIQRIQDNNRVESFLTGSVLSILFSFLSVIVFSGILLMYDVLIFGVFLLFTILYIAWVMIFMKRRADLDYLAFQQASDNQSTLFEMINGMQEIKLQGSERKRRWKWIDIQALLFRVQSKTLALRQYQDFGALFFNRLKDILITFIAARAVINGQITLGTLFAIQYIVGQLNAPFDQFIAFIRSAQDARISLTRMAEITDVTPEEDPHVQTISEIPGEAAITLDKVGFAYSPLSPQVLSDIDLTIPAGKVTAIVGASGSGKTTLLKLLLGFYPPKEGKVSVGSIPLLAINKSAWRAKCGTVMQDGYIFSDTIGNNIAESDDVISFTKLDKALHVANIQDFVYSMPLSYNTMIGAKGNGVSQGQRQRILIARAVYKDPEYLFFDEATNSLDATNERIILENLNQFFQSKTVVVVAHRLSTVKNADNIVVLDAGKIAETGTHRELVALRGKYWELVQNQLDLE
- a CDS encoding type II toxin-antitoxin system RelE/ParE family toxin produces the protein MNVEFKTSFLSDLRKIKNEKIVLLVKEIIDELLLIDDLKKVKNLKKLVGSDNAFRIRVRDFRIGLLVVDQTIVLSRILNRKDIYKYFPK